The following proteins come from a genomic window of Musa acuminata AAA Group cultivar baxijiao chromosome BXJ1-7, Cavendish_Baxijiao_AAA, whole genome shotgun sequence:
- the LOC135678415 gene encoding expansin-B18-like codes for MAFPLHGSSSVLSFIVLLALSSLLGPCSCFNPKRLNFSSSALEGWSPAGATWYGSAHGAGSDGGACGYGNGVDRAPFSSMIAAGSPSIFKSGEGCGACYQIRCTKNAACSGNPVTIVLTDECPGGICLAEPVHFDLSGTAFGAMAKPGQSDQLRNAGVLKIQYTRVECNYAGIDVAFHVDVGSNPYYIAVLIEYEGGDGDLACVDIKEGASSSSSTPSSSWIPMTQSWGAEWRLNSGPKLRPPFSFRLTSGLSRKVLVANNVIPVGWQPGATYRSLVNYSD; via the exons ATGGCATTCCCACTCCACGGGTCCTCCTCTGTTCTTTCCTTCATTGTTTTGCTTGCTCTGTCTTCTCTCCTCGGCCCTTGCAGTTGTTTCAACCCCAAGCGCTTAAACTTCTCGTCCTCTGCTCTTGAGGGCTGGTCGCCTGCGGGAGCCACCTGGTATGGAAGTGCTCATGGCGCCGGAAGTGACG GCGGTGCATGCGGATATGGTAACGGAGTTGACCGTGCTCCATTCTCTTCCATGATAGCAGCAGGTAGTCCTTCTATCTTCAAGTCAGGCGAGGGCTGCGGTGCTTGTTATCAG ATCCGATGCACTAAGAACGCTGCATGCTCTGGGAACCCGGTGACGATTGTGCTCACGGATGAGTGCCCTGGCGGTATATGTCTCGCCGAGCCCGTCCACTTCGACCTCAGCGGCACCGCATTCGGGGCCATGGCAAAACCTGGACAGTCAGATCAGCTTCGCAACGCCGGAGTTCTCAAAATACAGTACACTCG AGTGGAGTGCAACTACGCAGGCATCGATGTCGCCTTCCATGTGGACGTCGGCTCCAACCCATACTACATCGCGGTGCTCATCGAATACGAAGGAGGGGACGGAGATCTCGCGTGTGTGGACATCAAGGAGGgagcgtcgtcgtcgtcgtcgacgcCGAGCTCCTCATGGATCCCGATGACACAGTCGTGGGGCGCTGAGTGGCGGCTGAACTCAGGGCCGAAGCTGCGGCCGCCGTTCTCCTTCCGCCTGACCTCCGGCTTGTCGCGGAAGGTTCTCGTGGCCAACAATGTGATTCCGGTGGGTTGGCAGCCAGGGGCCACCTACAGATCGCTGGTGAACTACAGCGACTAA
- the LOC103990409 gene encoding uncharacterized protein LOC103990409: MDAQRALLDELMGAARNLTEEQKKRYKEIRWDDKEVCGAYMVRFCPHDLFVNTKSDLGACPKIHDPKLKDSFEKSPRHDAYVPRFEAELAQFCEKLVMDLDRKVKRGRDRLAQEVDATPAPVPAEKSEQLSVLEEKIKKLLEQIETLGESGKVDEAEALMRKVDMLNAEKTALTQQSANDKAMMLPQEKKMALCEICGSFLVANDAAERTQTHVSGKQHIGYGMVRDYLSEFKAVKEKAKEEERLAREKETDERKKVKDKDHENRVRERDPVGRERSRERERERDRYKDRSSERERSRDWSGRGSRDGGRGLDRRHDYHRNGRESDRDRFRDRSGARSRSRSPARHGYRRSRSPVRQY, from the exons ATGGACGCCCAGAGAGCTCTCCTTGACGAACTCATGGGTGCAG CACGAAATCTCACGGAGGAACAGAAGAAGCGGTACAAGGAGATCCGGTGGGACGACAAGGAGGTCTGTGGCGCGTATATGGTTCGGTTCTGCCCGCACGATCTCTTTGTGAACACAAAGAGTGATCTTG GAGCTTGCCCTAAAATCCATGACCCGAAACTAAAAGACAG TTTTGAGAAGTCTCCTAGGCATGATGCTTATGTTCCCAGGTTTGAAGCAGAGCTTGCACAGTTCTGTGAGAAGCTG GTGATGGATTTGGATAGAAAAGTTAAGCGTGGTCGTGATCGGTTGGCACAAGAAGTTGACGCAACACCTGCTCCAGTCCCTGCCGAAAAATCAGAACAACTCTCTGTGTTggaagaaaaaataaagaaactTCTAGAACAAATTGAGACACTTGGTGAATCAGGGAAGGTAGATGAAGCTGAGGCACTCATGAGAAAG GTGGATATGCTGAATGCCGAGAAGACAGCCCTGACCCAACAATCAGCAAATGATAAGGCTATGATGCTTCCACAAGAGAAGAAGATGGCACTATGTGAGATCTGTGGTTCATTTCTGGTGGCGAATGATGCTGCTGAGAGGACACAAACTCATGTAAGTGGGAAGCAGCATATTGGCTACGGCATGGTCCGAGAttatcttagtgagttcaag GCTGTGAAAGAAAAggcaaaggaagaagaaagactAGCTAGGGAGAAGGAAACAGATGAGCGGAAGAAAGTGAAGGATAAGGATCATGAGAATAGGGTTAGAGAGCGTGATCCGGTTGGAAGAGAGAGGTCTAGGGAGCGGGAACGTGAACGTGATAGGTATAAAGACCGGAGctccgagagagagagatcaagggATTGGagtggaagaggaagcagggatgGAGGAAGAGGATTGGATCGTAGGCATGACTATCACAGGAATGGGAGGGAATCAGACAGGGACAGGTTCCGAGACAGGTCTGGAGCACGAAGCAGATCCAGATCTCCTGCCAGGCATGGTTATAGAAGATCAAGAAGTCCAGTTCGACAATACTAG